Below is a genomic region from Persicimonas caeni.
TTCGAGCGGCCCAAAGAGGCGTGCCCGATGATGCCGCCGGAGGTGCGGGGGCGCTTTGATTGGTGATGGGGCGTTGGCGCGCTCCCGGCCCGTGTCCAAGTTCCAGAGTACTGTCATGACGAGACCAAATGGGGACGGTTCGTGTGGCTGGATACTTGGAACTGATTTGCGCAGGGGGCGACGATGGAGGGGGCTGCATCGCAGGCGACGGTCAATCGAGCGGGGACAAGTCGAGGGGGAGCAAGCGGGGACGCGCTCGAGAAGCGCCGTGAGTGGATGACCTATCTCGTGGGGGCGATCTTTGTGCTCAACGCCATCGACGCGGTGGCCACCGTGACGTGGGTGTCGGCGGATCTGGCCTACGAGGCCAACCCGCTGATGGCGCACCTTCTCGACATTCACCCGGTCTTATTCGTGGCGACCAAGCTGACGCTGGTGGGCCTGTCGGTCTGGCTGCTGTGGCGCCA
It encodes:
- a CDS encoding DUF5658 family protein; amino-acid sequence: MTYLVGAIFVLNAIDAVATVTWVSADLAYEANPLMAHLLDIHPVLFVATKLTLVGLSVWLLWRHCDRMLSMVAAIALFGLYYALIVYHLSFPSYLAWSTVLG